The Oscillospiraceae bacterium genome contains a region encoding:
- the pgk gene encoding phosphoglycerate kinase has product MGLGKKTVEELDVRGKRVLVRCDFNVPMKEGVITNDNRIVAALPTIKKLIENGGKVILCSHLGKPKNGPEEKFSLAPVAVRLAELLGKPVTFAGDDAVVGENAKAAVAAMQPGDVVLLQNTRFRKEETKNLPEFSQDLASLADCYVNDAFGSAHRAHCSTAGVTDYIKDTAVGYLMEKEIRYLGNAVNDPVRPFTAILGGAKVADKLNVIDNLLNKVDTLIIGGGMAYTFLAAKGYEVGTSLVDSEKIDYCRDMMKKAEEKGVQLLLPVDTVVTASFPDPIDGPVAVETVASSAIPAGKMGLDIGEKTQTLFADAVKASKTVVWNGPMGVFENPILAAGTLAVAKAMAEADATTVIGGGDSAAAVMQLGFGDKMTHISTGGGASLEYLEGKELPGIACIQNA; this is encoded by the coding sequence ATGGGTTTAGGCAAAAAGACCGTTGAGGAACTGGATGTTCGCGGCAAGCGCGTACTGGTGCGCTGCGATTTCAACGTGCCCATGAAGGAGGGCGTCATCACCAACGATAACCGCATCGTTGCGGCGCTGCCCACCATCAAAAAACTGATCGAAAACGGCGGCAAGGTGATCCTGTGCAGCCACCTGGGCAAGCCCAAGAACGGCCCCGAGGAAAAATTCAGCCTGGCCCCCGTGGCGGTGCGGCTGGCAGAGCTTCTGGGCAAGCCCGTCACCTTTGCCGGCGACGATGCCGTGGTGGGCGAAAATGCAAAGGCCGCCGTGGCCGCCATGCAGCCCGGCGACGTGGTGCTGCTGCAGAACACCCGTTTCCGCAAAGAGGAGACCAAAAACCTGCCCGAATTCAGCCAGGACCTGGCCTCGCTTGCCGACTGCTATGTAAACGATGCCTTTGGCAGCGCGCACCGCGCCCATTGCTCCACCGCCGGCGTGACCGATTACATCAAGGACACCGCCGTGGGCTACCTGATGGAAAAGGAGATCCGCTATCTGGGCAACGCCGTGAACGACCCCGTGCGCCCCTTCACCGCCATCCTGGGCGGCGCCAAGGTGGCCGACAAGCTGAACGTGATCGACAACCTGCTGAACAAGGTCGACACCCTGATCATCGGCGGCGGCATGGCCTACACCTTCCTGGCCGCCAAGGGCTACGAAGTGGGCACCAGCCTGGTCGACAGTGAAAAGATCGACTACTGCAGGGACATGATGAAAAAGGCCGAAGAGAAGGGCGTCCAGCTGCTGCTGCCGGTCGATACCGTCGTGACCGCCTCCTTCCCCGACCCCATCGACGGCCCCGTGGCCGTGGAGACCGTGGCCTCCAGCGCCATCCCGGCCGGCAAGATGGGCCTCGACATCGGCGAAAAGACCCAGACCCTGTTTGCCGACGCCGTAAAGGCCAGCAAGACCGTGGTGTGGAACGGCCCCATGGGCGTGTTTGAAAACCCGATTCTGGCGGCCGGCACCCTGGCCGTCGCCAAGGCCATGGCCGAGGCCGACGCCACCACCGTGATCGGCGGCGGCGACTCCGCCGCGGCTGTCATGCAGCTTGGCTTCGGCGACAAGATGACCCATATCTCCACCGGCGGCGGCGCGAGCCTCGAGTATCTGGAGGGCAAAGAGCTGCCCGGCATCGCCTGCATCCAGAACGCCTGA
- a CDS encoding potassium transporter: MEFLSRIASGPSQVILSLAVMLFGGFGMTRITKRLHLPDVTGYILAGILLGPYVLNLVPAAVTQGMEFVTDIALAYIAFGVGKYFKLSLLRASARRIFVITLAEALLAAAAVALTMIFVFRLPVPFALLLGAIGSATAPASTIMTIRQYHAKGEFVDTLLQVAALDDAVSLVAFSVCAAVAGGLAGGGPALDWKTLALPLAANAAALALGAGCGALLKRIITDGRSKDHRLILVNAVIFALAGVCDLLDVSPLLACMMMGAVYVNLIDNKQLFKQVNHFSPPILLLFFVLSGMRLDLGMLRTAGLIGIGYFFVRIAGKYLGAWLGARVTGASKGVRRFLGLALVPQAGVAIGLAALGQRILPAESGAMLAAIILSSSVLYEMIGPACAKGALRLVGAIEPGKPPEAPAQEETAGDGPETTGQESRETDPEENENR, from the coding sequence ATGGAGTTTCTTTCGCGCATTGCGAGCGGCCCCTCGCAGGTTATTTTGAGCCTGGCGGTGATGCTGTTCGGGGGCTTTGGCATGACCCGCATCACCAAGCGGCTGCATTTGCCGGACGTGACCGGCTACATTCTTGCAGGCATTTTGCTGGGGCCCTATGTGCTGAACCTTGTGCCTGCCGCCGTGACCCAGGGCATGGAGTTTGTGACCGACATTGCCCTGGCCTATATCGCCTTTGGGGTGGGCAAATATTTTAAGCTGAGCCTGCTGCGCGCCAGCGCGCGCCGCATTTTTGTGATTACGCTGGCGGAGGCACTTTTGGCGGCGGCGGCCGTGGCGCTGACCATGATCTTTGTGTTCCGGCTGCCGGTGCCCTTTGCGCTGCTGCTGGGGGCCATTGGCTCGGCCACCGCGCCGGCATCCACCATTATGACCATTCGCCAGTACCACGCCAAGGGCGAATTTGTGGACACCCTGCTGCAGGTGGCCGCGCTGGACGACGCGGTGTCGCTGGTGGCGTTCAGCGTGTGCGCGGCGGTGGCGGGCGGCCTTGCGGGCGGCGGCCCGGCGCTGGACTGGAAGACCCTGGCGCTGCCGCTGGCGGCAAACGCGGCGGCGCTGGCGCTGGGGGCGGGCTGCGGCGCGCTGCTGAAAAGGATTATCACCGACGGGCGCTCCAAGGATCACCGGCTGATTTTGGTGAACGCGGTGATTTTTGCACTGGCGGGGGTGTGCGATCTTTTGGATGTGTCGCCCCTGCTGGCCTGCATGATGATGGGCGCGGTGTATGTGAACCTGATCGACAATAAGCAATTGTTCAAGCAGGTGAACCATTTTTCACCGCCCATTCTGCTGCTGTTCTTTGTGCTGTCGGGCATGAGGCTGGACCTTGGAATGCTGCGCACGGCGGGGCTGATTGGCATTGGGTACTTTTTTGTGCGCATTGCCGGCAAGTACCTGGGGGCCTGGCTGGGGGCCCGGGTTACCGGCGCCTCCAAGGGGGTGCGGCGGTTTTTGGGGCTGGCGCTGGTGCCCCAGGCAGGGGTGGCAATCGGCCTGGCGGCGCTGGGGCAGCGCATCCTGCCCGCCGAGTCCGGGGCGATGCTGGCGGCGATTATTTTGTCGTCCAGCGTGCTGTACGAGATGATCGGCCCGGCCTGCGCCAAGGGGGCGCTGCGGCTGGTGGGGGCCATTGAGCCGGGCAAGCCGCCGGAGGCGCCGGCACAGGAGGAAACGGCCGGCGACGGGCCGGAAACGACCGGGCAGGAAAGCCGGGAGACAGACCCGGAAGAAAACGAAAACAGATGA
- a CDS encoding peptidase: MLWFILIPVLVILLILLISCICIVPQATAYVVEWLGVYQATWPAGLKFKVPFLMRVAKKVSLKEQVVDFKPQPVITRDNVTMQIDTVVFFQVTDAKLFTYGVERPMAAIENLTATTLRNIIGDMELDHTLTSRDIINTKITAILDQATDKWGIKVNRVEVKNIIPPAEIQDAMEKQMKAERQRRESILRAEGEKRSAILVAEGEKESAILRADAVREQRIREAQGEAQAIMEVQTALADSIKLLNEAAPTDKVLAIKSLEALAKVADGKATKLIIPSDMQNLAGMVASIKEMVTDDSAKK; this comes from the coding sequence ATGCTCTGGTTCATTCTTATTCCCGTTCTCGTCATCTTGCTCATCCTTCTCATCAGCTGCATCTGCATCGTGCCCCAGGCCACCGCTTACGTGGTGGAGTGGCTGGGCGTTTACCAGGCCACCTGGCCCGCCGGCCTCAAGTTCAAGGTCCCGTTCCTGATGCGGGTCGCCAAAAAGGTGAGCCTGAAGGAGCAGGTGGTGGACTTTAAGCCCCAGCCGGTCATCACCCGCGACAACGTGACCATGCAGATCGACACGGTGGTGTTCTTCCAGGTCACCGACGCCAAGCTCTTTACCTACGGCGTCGAGCGCCCCATGGCCGCCATCGAAAACCTCACCGCCACCACCCTGCGCAACATCATCGGCGATATGGAGCTGGACCACACCCTCACCAGCCGCGACATCATCAACACCAAGATCACCGCCATCCTGGACCAGGCCACCGATAAATGGGGCATCAAGGTGAACCGGGTCGAGGTCAAAAACATCATTCCCCCCGCCGAAATCCAGGACGCCATGGAAAAGCAGATGAAGGCCGAGCGCCAGCGCCGCGAGAGCATCCTGCGGGCCGAGGGCGAAAAGCGCAGCGCCATCCTGGTGGCCGAGGGCGAAAAGGAGAGCGCCATCCTGCGGGCCGACGCCGTGCGCGAGCAGCGCATCCGCGAGGCCCAGGGCGAGGCCCAGGCCATCATGGAGGTGCAGACCGCCCTGGCCGACTCCATCAAGCTGCTGAACGAGGCCGCCCCCACCGACAAGGTGCTGGCCATCAAGAGCCTGGAAGCCCTGGCCAAAGTGGCCGACGGCAAGGCCACCAAGCTCATCATCCCCAGCGATATGCAGAACCTGGCCGGCATGGTGGCCTCCATCAAGGAAATGGTCACCGACGACAGCGCCAAAAAGTAA
- the sdhA gene encoding L-serine dehydratase, iron-sulfur-dependent subunit alpha, protein MQQLDYKSIAGLVDAAQAAGEAVSAVVLRQQAAELSQSEEQVYQEMLARYRVMAGCIGPGCAPDLKSTSGLTGGGAFKVRRAVEAGRSLTGSVLGGALYRALAVSELNAAMGRVVAAPTAGSCGILPAAVLTMQAEKGCTERACVLSLFTASAVGMVIASTATLAGAEGGCQAECGSAAAMAAAALVELAGGSPAQLADAVAIALKNVLGLVCDPVAGLVEIPCIKRNASGVAGAFVAAELALAGMGSAIPADEVIWAMKKVGEGMPAALKETAEGGLAATPTARALHQQVFGHAPAPGGCAACSSCPKP, encoded by the coding sequence ATGCAGCAGTTGGATTACAAGAGCATCGCCGGGCTGGTGGATGCGGCCCAGGCGGCGGGCGAAGCTGTTTCGGCCGTGGTGCTGCGCCAGCAGGCGGCGGAGCTTTCGCAAAGCGAAGAACAGGTGTACCAGGAAATGCTGGCCCGCTACCGGGTCATGGCCGGGTGTATCGGGCCGGGCTGCGCGCCGGACCTGAAATCCACCAGCGGGCTGACCGGGGGCGGGGCGTTCAAGGTGCGCCGCGCGGTGGAGGCCGGGCGCTCGCTCACGGGCAGTGTGCTGGGCGGTGCGCTGTACCGCGCGCTGGCGGTGAGCGAGCTGAACGCGGCCATGGGCCGGGTGGTGGCCGCGCCCACGGCGGGCAGTTGCGGCATCCTGCCGGCGGCGGTGCTGACCATGCAGGCGGAAAAGGGCTGCACCGAGCGCGCGTGCGTGCTGAGCCTGTTCACGGCCAGCGCGGTGGGCATGGTGATCGCCAGCACCGCCACGCTGGCGGGCGCCGAGGGGGGCTGCCAGGCCGAGTGCGGCAGCGCGGCGGCCATGGCGGCTGCGGCTCTGGTGGAGCTTGCGGGCGGCAGCCCGGCGCAGCTGGCCGATGCGGTGGCGATCGCGCTCAAGAACGTGCTGGGGCTTGTGTGTGACCCGGTGGCGGGCCTGGTGGAGATCCCGTGCATCAAGCGCAACGCCTCGGGCGTGGCGGGTGCGTTTGTGGCGGCGGAGCTGGCGCTTGCGGGCATGGGCAGCGCCATCCCGGCCGACGAGGTGATCTGGGCGATGAAAAAGGTGGGCGAAGGCATGCCCGCGGCCTTAAAAGAAACGGCGGAGGGCGGCCTTGCCGCCACCCCCACCGCCCGCGCCCTGCACCAGCAGGTCTTCGGCCATGCCCCCGCCCCGGGCGGCTGCGCCGCCTGTTCCTCCTGCCCCAAACCCTGA
- the sdhB gene encoding L-serine dehydratase, iron-sulfur-dependent subunit beta codes for MNAFDIIGPVMIGPSSSHTAGAVRIGRAARALLGAEPVRAEIGLHGSFAHTYKGHGTDKALIAGILGLAPDDERIRFSPALARQAGLAVQLREIELDGAHPNTALLTLWGAAAGPVSVQAASVGGGSILVSRVNGMEVQFSGQYTTLIVLHKDAPGTIAAVTELLAAAGVNICNFRLARRQKGGAAVMTIETDGSFGAELNRAIGRLPNVLSSTLLPRM; via the coding sequence ATGAACGCATTTGATATCATCGGTCCGGTAATGATCGGGCCGTCATCGAGCCACACGGCGGGCGCGGTGCGCATCGGCAGGGCGGCGCGGGCGCTGCTGGGCGCAGAGCCGGTGCGGGCCGAGATCGGGCTGCACGGCAGCTTTGCCCACACTTACAAGGGCCACGGCACCGACAAAGCCCTCATCGCCGGCATTCTCGGCCTTGCGCCAGACGACGAGCGCATCCGCTTTTCCCCCGCCCTCGCCCGTCAGGCGGGCCTCGCCGTGCAGCTGCGGGAAATCGAGCTGGACGGCGCCCACCCCAACACTGCCCTCCTCACCCTCTGGGGCGCCGCGGCCGGGCCCGTCAGCGTGCAGGCCGCCAGTGTGGGCGGCGGCAGCATCCTCGTCAGCCGGGTGAACGGCATGGAGGTTCAGTTCTCCGGCCAATACACCACCCTCATCGTCCTCCACAAAGACGCCCCCGGCACCATCGCCGCCGTCACCGAGCTGCTGGCGGCCGCGGGCGTCAACATCTGCAATTTCCGCCTGGCGCGGCGGCAAAAGGGCGGCGCGGCCGTCATGACCATCGAAACGGACGGCAGCTTCGGCGCAGAGCTCAATCGGGCCATCGGGCGGCTGCCCAATGTGCTCAGCTCCACCCTGCTGCCCCGCATGTGA
- the gldA_1 gene encoding glycerol dehydrogenase produces MDMLLGGPGRYVQGPGLLKRLGQYTAPLGQGLFVVTDPAGRQRMERDVREGMAGAGPLVWAETGAACCEQEARRLAAAFAASGCGVLAGAGGGRHLDLAKAAAHFAGAPAVMLPTAASTDAPCSAAAVLYTPEGLFQRYLQLAQSPALVLADTAQIAAAPPRLLAAGMGDALATWFEARACAEAGGRNGLGGAPGTAALALARACWDTLREYGTAALAEAQEKRPGPALERIVEANICLSGIGFESGGLAAAHAVNNGLAALPAGRASSHGEKVAFGTLVQLVLEQRLGAQPGRAAADLAAALAFCRAVGLPTTLEALGCGRLTPQELARAAALACAPADNMGNMPFAVSERDAAAAVLEADRLGRR; encoded by the coding sequence ATGGATATGCTGCTCGGCGGCCCGGGCCGCTATGTGCAGGGGCCCGGCCTGCTGAAACGATTGGGGCAATACACCGCGCCGCTGGGGCAGGGGCTTTTTGTGGTGACCGACCCGGCGGGGCGGCAGCGGATGGAGCGGGATGTGCGCGAGGGAATGGCGGGCGCCGGGCCCTTGGTGTGGGCCGAGACCGGCGCGGCCTGCTGCGAACAGGAGGCGCGGCGGCTGGCCGCGGCGTTTGCGGCCAGCGGGTGCGGGGTGCTGGCGGGCGCGGGCGGGGGCAGGCACCTGGACCTGGCAAAGGCGGCGGCGCACTTTGCCGGTGCGCCCGCGGTGATGCTGCCCACCGCGGCCTCCACCGACGCGCCCTGCAGCGCCGCCGCCGTGCTGTATACGCCCGAAGGGCTGTTCCAGCGCTATCTGCAGCTGGCGCAGAGCCCGGCGCTGGTGCTGGCCGACACCGCCCAGATCGCGGCCGCCCCGCCGCGGCTGCTGGCGGCGGGCATGGGGGACGCGCTGGCGACCTGGTTCGAGGCGCGGGCCTGCGCCGAGGCGGGCGGAAGGAACGGGCTGGGGGGCGCGCCCGGCACAGCGGCGCTGGCCCTGGCCCGCGCCTGCTGGGACACCCTGCGGGAATACGGCACGGCGGCCCTGGCCGAGGCGCAGGAGAAGCGGCCCGGCCCGGCGCTGGAACGGATCGTGGAGGCGAACATCTGTTTGAGCGGGATCGGGTTTGAGAGCGGGGGCCTTGCCGCGGCCCACGCAGTGAACAACGGCCTGGCGGCGCTGCCCGCGGGAAGGGCCAGCAGCCACGGCGAGAAGGTGGCCTTTGGCACGCTGGTGCAGCTGGTGCTGGAACAGCGGCTGGGCGCACAGCCCGGGCGGGCGGCGGCGGACCTGGCCGCCGCGCTGGCGTTCTGCCGCGCGGTGGGCCTGCCCACCACGCTGGAAGCGCTGGGCTGCGGGCGGCTGACCCCGCAGGAGCTGGCCCGGGCGGCGGCCCTGGCCTGCGCCCCCGCGGACAACATGGGGAACATGCCCTTTGCGGTGAGCGAGCGGGACGCGGCGGCGGCAGTGCTGGAGGCGGACCGGCTGGGGCGGCGATGA